Proteins encoded by one window of Monoglobus pectinilyticus:
- a CDS encoding helix-turn-helix domain-containing protein, whose translation MSIEDRVRELNGGTYTKKSYSVEEVQSILGITRQTVYKLIKQGCFQAVMLETGYRIIKTSFDKWLDNE comes from the coding sequence ATGTCGATTGAGGATAGAGTTCGTGAATTAAACGGCGGTACATATACAAAAAAGAGCTATTCCGTAGAGGAAGTTCAGTCAATCTTGGGTATTACCCGACAGACCGTATATAAGCTCATCAAACAGGGGTGTTTTCAGGCAGTAATGCTCGAAACCGGATACCGCATAATAAAGACCAGCTTTGATAAATGGCTGGATAATGAATAA
- a CDS encoding tyrosine-type recombinase/integrase yields MASIVKRKNRYSVVYTYKDDDGNQHQKWETFDTNADAKKRKTQIEFEQQSGTFIIPNATTVADLLEEYCSVYGVNNWAMSTYRSKKGLMYNYIIPLIGDVKLDELTPRLMDKFYQSLLKVKTKVVQNKKPKNEYLTVHTVREIHKFLRSAFNQAVKWELMTRNPVLNATLPKEEHQKREIWTAETLMHALEVCDDDILALAINLSFACSLRMGEMLGLTWDCIDISEESLKENNASIFVDKELQRVNRDVMEVLDNKDIIRVFPRTLSNTNTSLVLKTPKTKTSVRKIFLPSTVAQMLLERKKQIDEMKELFGDEYLDYDLVFCHSSGRPMEGQVINRALKKLIQDNDLPDVVFHSFRHASITYKLKWNGGDMKSVQGDSGHARMDMVADVYSHIIDEDRRYNAQKFEEQFYNAKGLKNAEEGKTAPMPKFETSVELLDPMAEVQKESEVEKEKPAENSTDENAALLTKLLSNPETAALLKALAKTI; encoded by the coding sequence ATGGCTTCTATTGTAAAGAGAAAGAATCGATATTCCGTCGTTTATACCTACAAAGACGATGACGGAAACCAACATCAAAAATGGGAAACCTTTGATACAAACGCAGACGCTAAAAAGAGAAAAACTCAAATTGAGTTTGAACAGCAAAGCGGTACATTCATCATTCCTAATGCTACGACAGTTGCGGATTTGCTTGAAGAATACTGCTCCGTGTACGGAGTAAATAACTGGGCAATGTCAACCTACCGTTCAAAGAAAGGGCTTATGTATAATTACATCATTCCGCTTATCGGCGATGTGAAACTTGATGAACTGACTCCGAGACTTATGGATAAATTCTATCAAAGCCTTCTGAAAGTTAAGACCAAAGTGGTACAGAATAAAAAGCCTAAAAATGAGTATCTGACCGTACATACCGTAAGAGAAATCCATAAGTTTTTAAGGAGTGCCTTTAATCAGGCGGTAAAATGGGAGTTGATGACAAGAAACCCGGTTCTCAATGCAACGCTCCCGAAAGAGGAACATCAGAAACGAGAAATATGGACAGCAGAAACTCTTATGCACGCTCTTGAAGTGTGCGATGATGATATTCTCGCATTAGCCATCAATTTATCCTTTGCCTGTTCACTCCGTATGGGTGAAATGCTCGGTCTTACTTGGGATTGCATTGATATTTCGGAGGAAAGCCTGAAAGAAAACAACGCTTCCATTTTTGTAGATAAAGAGCTTCAGCGAGTAAACAGAGATGTAATGGAGGTGCTTGATAATAAGGACATTATCCGTGTCTTTCCGAGAACTCTGTCAAATACAAATACCTCCCTTGTTTTGAAAACGCCAAAAACTAAAACAAGTGTGAGAAAAATCTTCTTGCCGTCAACCGTAGCTCAAATGCTGTTAGAGAGAAAAAAGCAGATTGACGAAATGAAAGAGCTTTTCGGTGATGAGTATTTGGATTATGACTTGGTATTCTGCCATTCGTCAGGCAGACCGATGGAAGGTCAGGTAATCAACCGTGCTTTGAAAAAGCTGATACAGGACAACGACTTACCCGATGTGGTATTTCACAGCTTCCGTCACGCAAGTATAACCTACAAGCTGAAATGGAACGGCGGCGATATGAAATCGGTTCAAGGCGACTCAGGACACGCCCGAATGGATATGGTTGCCGATGTTTACAGCCATATAATCGACGAGGACAGGCGATATAACGCACAGAAGTTTGAGGAACAGTTCTACAACGCTAAAGGTCTCAAAAATGCGGAAGAAGGTAAAACTGCTCCAATGCCCAAGTTTGAAACTTCGGTTGAACTCCTTGACCCAATGGCAGAGGTTCAAAAAGAGAGCGAAGTTGAAAAAGAAAAGCCTGCTGAGAACAGTACAGATGAAAACGCCGC
- a CDS encoding type II toxin-antitoxin system PemK/MazF family toxin yields MKEKEFKNVRWGDIYYCDLGVTNGSVQSGMRPVLVVQTNRLNESSPTVVVAAITAVKKKTAMNTHIELNTDCGLKEPSMVMLEQLRTVDKATELDNFVGRITDADKISEIKRGLKFAVGIPVKPKTERKGIVLSLCPRCRSEFQSIPENIVKRLDPFQADKEMCDKCQVGYGYDYMIFKKNHHHAKGGVDNV; encoded by the coding sequence ATGAAAGAAAAAGAATTTAAGAATGTCAGATGGGGCGATATTTATTACTGCGACTTGGGGGTTACAAACGGTAGTGTGCAATCGGGAATGAGACCGGTTCTTGTGGTTCAGACAAATCGCTTAAATGAAAGCAGTCCTACGGTCGTTGTAGCCGCTATAACGGCTGTTAAAAAGAAAACGGCAATGAATACTCATATTGAGCTAAACACGGATTGTGGCTTAAAAGAGCCGTCGATGGTAATGCTTGAGCAGCTACGCACCGTGGATAAAGCCACAGAGCTTGATAATTTTGTCGGAAGAATTACCGACGCAGATAAAATCAGCGAAATCAAGCGAGGATTGAAATTTGCAGTCGGTATTCCCGTTAAACCCAAGACAGAGCGTAAAGGCATTGTACTAAGTCTTTGCCCTCGTTGCAGAAGCGAGTTTCAGTCTATCCCTGAAAACATTGTAAAAAGACTTGACCCCTTTCAGGCAGATAAAGAGATGTGCGATAAATGTCAGGTAGGATACGGCTATGACTATATGATTTTCAAAAAGAACCATCATCACGCTAAGGGAGGTGTTGACAATGTTTGA
- a CDS encoding sigma-70 RNA polymerase sigma factor region 4 domain-containing protein, with amino-acid sequence MTKLTLEQQELLFANDCKLINLRYEYHGYTGTEKWAIVTELAEEELWVKYPDVIRRYTPFILLSMAQGEVITEYQNYEARERMRRLLFGHAFDINDGEFEVHHPELAVDTDPIEEIMLKDNIKRLREVLCYLSETQKRRVFKYFFYNKTLEKIADEEGVDFTSVRESVNSAIKKLRKFF; translated from the coding sequence ATGACAAAACTTACATTAGAACAACAGGAATTATTATTTGCGAACGACTGCAAGCTCATTAACCTGCGGTATGAATATCACGGCTACACCGGCACGGAGAAATGGGCGATTGTAACAGAACTGGCGGAAGAAGAATTGTGGGTTAAATACCCTGATGTTATCCGTCGGTACACTCCGTTCATTCTGCTTTCTATGGCTCAGGGCGAAGTGATAACGGAGTATCAGAACTACGAAGCAAGAGAGAGAATGAGAAGGCTTCTTTTCGGACACGCATTTGACATCAATGACGGAGAATTTGAAGTGCATCATCCGGAATTGGCAGTCGATACAGACCCAATCGAAGAAATAATGCTGAAAGACAATATTAAGCGACTTCGGGAGGTTTTGTGTTACTTAAGCGAAACACAGAAACGCAGAGTTTTTAAGTATTTCTTCTACAACAAAACACTTGAAAAAATCGCAGATGAAGAAGGAGTCGATTTTACTTCTGTAAGGGAATCGGTAAACAGTGCAATAAAAAAGTTGAGGAAATTTTTCTAA
- a CDS encoding helix-turn-helix domain-containing protein: protein MRKKIEKSDTRLPNTFRQTEPDIRAYTVDDIQHILKVSRTTVYELLKSKKFHSVRVGGQYRISKKSFENWLNGEKGGSEDGIC from the coding sequence ATGCGAAAGAAAATTGAAAAGAGCGATACTCGACTTCCTAATACATTCAGGCAGACTGAACCTGATATACGAGCATACACGGTAGATGATATACAGCACATCTTGAAAGTGAGCAGAACTACCGTCTATGAGCTGCTTAAAAGCAAGAAATTCCATAGCGTTCGTGTCGGAGGTCAATATCGAATATCTAAAAAGAGCTTTGAAAATTGGCTCAATGGCGAGAAAGGAGGTTCTGAAGATGGCATTTGTTAA
- a CDS encoding ImmA/IrrE family metallo-endopeptidase, with product MKHLSRFDIEAIADKYVQAYMALPDVRNTQIYRIDPELLLEKVLGLNVEYQHLSYDGSILGMTSFTEMGVQVFEDDDNEAFFFLDGKTVLVEKDLNFDSKLKGRKNFTLMHEGSHQIFKMLFPNDYGVTQKSAGVHYYKANSERNKPISDWEEWQANTLGAAILLPENLIKQGMYLFSLGEKIECLNKIYYPSVYKRFDALADFLGCSKKALAIRMKQLGLLKKEYLDNPFDLVTVYPEVSEL from the coding sequence TTGAAACATTTATCGAGATTTGACATCGAAGCGATTGCCGACAAGTATGTTCAGGCATATATGGCACTTCCCGATGTCCGTAACACACAAATATACAGAATTGACCCGGAGCTTCTCTTGGAGAAGGTTCTCGGATTGAATGTCGAATACCAGCACCTATCTTATGACGGTAGTATTCTCGGAATGACCTCATTTACGGAAATGGGTGTTCAGGTATTTGAAGATGATGATAACGAAGCCTTTTTCTTTTTGGATGGAAAAACCGTTCTCGTGGAAAAGGACTTGAACTTTGACAGCAAGCTGAAAGGCAGAAAGAATTTCACCTTAATGCACGAGGGCAGCCATCAGATATTTAAGATGTTGTTCCCGAATGATTACGGTGTGACACAGAAATCTGCCGGAGTACATTATTACAAGGCAAATTCCGAGAGAAATAAGCCTATATCCGATTGGGAGGAATGGCAGGCAAATACGCTTGGAGCTGCTATCCTTCTTCCCGAAAACCTTATAAAGCAGGGAATGTATCTGTTCAGTCTTGGAGAAAAGATTGAGTGTCTGAACAAAATATACTATCCGAGCGTATATAAGAGATTTGATGCACTTGCGGATTTTTTAGGGTGTTCCAAAAAAGCACTTGCTATACGAATGAAACAGCTCGGACTTTTGAAAAAGGAGTATCTTGATAATCCTTTTGATTTGGTTACGGTTTATCCGGAGGTGAGCGAGCTATGA
- a CDS encoding helix-turn-helix domain-containing protein, with protein MAFVNMFNDRVEQFNLREENERLAELFSDEKLQEEAQWQAYSVKEISRLFSISEEEALKLMNCGLFKTYRVGNEYRASKKSVEENKKIVKAVLTYQDKKTMSVPDVMRILGLGKTATYRLINQCRFKTYLVLGKMRVDVDSFEDWYAGQFHYEKVNGERPGKKYGKTLSPLTVAKVLGIPRSTANDLMNDGIVEFIWVDGKRRIKRESFDKWYASQSKYTKVKEIEEVEGYVD; from the coding sequence ATGGCATTTGTTAATATGTTCAATGACCGAGTGGAGCAGTTTAATCTCAGAGAGGAAAATGAACGCTTGGCAGAATTGTTCAGCGATGAAAAGCTTCAGGAGGAAGCACAGTGGCAAGCCTATTCTGTCAAGGAAATATCTCGGTTGTTTTCCATTTCCGAAGAAGAAGCACTGAAACTGATGAATTGCGGCTTATTCAAAACATACCGAGTCGGCAACGAATACAGAGCTTCAAAGAAAAGCGTTGAAGAAAATAAGAAAATCGTCAAGGCAGTTCTTACATATCAGGACAAAAAGACAATGTCTGTACCCGACGTAATGAGAATACTCGGTCTTGGAAAGACGGCTACATACCGACTCATCAATCAGTGCCGATTTAAGACCTATTTGGTACTGGGCAAAATGAGAGTTGATGTGGATAGCTTTGAAGATTGGTATGCAGGACAATTCCATTATGAGAAAGTAAACGGCGAAAGACCCGGTAAGAAATACGGCAAAACGCTCTCTCCTCTTACTGTTGCAAAGGTACTCGGCATTCCGAGAAGCACCGCAAATGACCTTATGAACGATGGCATTGTTGAGTTTATATGGGTTGACGGTAAACGCCGAATAAAAAGAGAAAGCTTTGATAAGTGGTACGCTTCGCAAAGTAAATACACTAAAGTTAAGGAAATCGAGGAGGTGGAGGGATATGTCGATTGA
- a CDS encoding helix-turn-helix domain-containing protein translates to MFEDKIEAMNKLPNAVDDSSGFEKRVYTVEEIMDILSIGKNTAYALVNSGVFHFVKVGGHYRISKKSFDRWLDNMDSESSGCQLCD, encoded by the coding sequence ATGTTTGAAGATAAGATTGAAGCAATGAACAAACTACCCAACGCTGTTGATGATAGTTCCGGCTTTGAGAAAAGAGTTTATACGGTAGAAGAAATAATGGATATTCTCAGCATTGGAAAGAACACTGCTTATGCTCTCGTCAACTCAGGCGTTTTCCATTTTGTAAAGGTCGGCGGACATTACAGAATTTCCAAGAAGAGCTTTGACCGATGGCTTGATAATATGGACAGCGAAAGCTCCGGTTGTCAATTATGCGATTAA